AATTACGCAATAATGCCAACATTATCAATTAGGCGAACATCACCCAAATGTGCTGAAATACAGGCGCGTACTTCTGTTTGGGCGGGCCATTCTATTAACCGTTCAAAGGTCACCGGGTTCACGACCTCAAGATACTCGAGGTCGATTTCGGGTTCTTGAGCGATGATGTCCCTGGCTTCGAGTAAAGCGTTCGGGAGGGATTCGTGAATGCCTTGATCGCGCAAATAGAAGAGGGCTTTCGAGAGCATGGTGGCTTTGGGGCGTTCGTCCGGAGATAGGCGCAGATTTCGCGAACTAAGTGCGAGTCCGTCCGATTCGCGAACGGTCGGGCAAGCGATGATCTCCACATCGTGTCCGGTTACCTCTACCATACGTCGAATCACGGCTACTTGTTGAAAGTCCTTTTCGCCGAAGTAAGCGGCGTGTGGCCGGACAGTTCTAAAAAGGGCGTCGACAACGGTCGCCACTCCTTGAAAATGTCCTGGTCGGTGGTGGCCTTCAATGACTTTATCGAGTACTCCGAGATCGAAATTTCCTGAGCTCACTCCTTCGGGGTACATTTCGTCATCGGACGGAAACCACACGGCATCACATCCGACGCTGCGGAGCAATGCGAGGTCTTTTTCGGGTTGACGCGGGTAAGTGCGGAGGTCGCTGGGGTTGTTGAATTGAGTGGGGTTCACGTAGATCGAAACCACAGTAAATGAATTCTCCTGTGCGGCTCGTTCAATTAACCGGAGGTGACCAGCGTGTAACGCACCCATGGTTGGGACAAACCCGATCCTACATCCGCCCGCGAGGGCGTGATCCAATCGGGCCCGAAGATCTGCAGCACGGTGGAATGATTCCATAGCAATACAGGGTGCATTAAGGAAGCAAACATAGCCATTACCTTGATAAAACGGCAAATTTTGCGTACTTTCGCATCTTCTGTATTGACAAGATTAAAGCGGATTATGGAAAAGAAGAGAATCCTCTACGTTTCGCAAGAAATAACCCCCTACCTACCCGATTCACCAATTTCTAAACTCTCTCAAGACCTACCAACCTTAATGAACGATGCCGGCCACGAAGTGCGCATTTTTATGCCGCGTTTTGGTTGCATCAACGAGCGTCGCCATCAATTGCACGAAGTTATTCGCCTTTCGGGGATGAATTTGATCGTGAATGACATGGATCAGCCCTTGATCATCAAGGTAGCGAGCATTCCGACCTCGCGCATTCAGGTGTACTTCATCGACAATGAAGAGTACTTCAAGCGCAAGGCGACATTGACCGATGATAAGGGAGAGCTTTTTGCCGACAACGACGAGCGCAGCTTGTTCTTCTGCCGCGGCGTATTGGAGATCGTGAAAAAGCTGGGTTGGAAGCCCGACGTTATTCACGCCCATGGCTGGATGACGTCCATGTTGCCGGTTTATCTGAAGAAAAATTACTCGGACGACCCCATTTTTGAGGACAGCAAGTTGGTGTACACCTTGTACGACAACGACTTCAAAGGGTCTTTGAGCGAAGATATGGCCAAAAAGATCAAGTTGAACGAAGGAGAGAAGTGCGTTGAGTCCATTGCTACGCCGGACTTCGTGAACTTGAACAAGCTCGCTATCGACCACAGCGATGCGGTGACGATGGGAACTGAAGAAGTAAATGCCGATCTCAAGGCGCATGCCGAGAGTAAAGGTTTGCCGATGCTCGACTTCGTAAACGACGAAGAGCGTTCAGCGGCCTACGAAGGTTTCTACCAAGAGATCTCCGTAGAAGAAACCGTGGCCTAACATACTAAAGGCATTTCCATTGAGTTATTGGAACATGAAGCGCATTGCAAAAATCGCTGGCCTCGCCGTTTTGGTGGGGCTTCTTTCTTGTGAAAAGGACGTTACCAGCATCGGGGTGGATATTCAGCCGCCCGATGATCGGTTGAATATCGGAAAGACCGATACGCTTAGGTTGACCGCCTATCGACTTCCCGATGACCTGACGGCAACGTCGACCCTGTTCCGATCGCCGTTGGGGCAAATGAACGACCCCGTTTTTGGTTTCACCAAGGCGGATTTCTTTACTCAGGTTCGTTTGCCGAGCAATAATGTATTGTTCGACAACAACCCGATATGCGATTCGGTCAAGTTGTTCATCAAATTCGACGATCCCGGGATGTACGGTCCTGCCGATGAACCAAATGCTCTGGGGATTACGATTTACGAAATGAACGAAAAAATGGAAAGTACGGCCGATACTTTCTATTTCTCGAACCGAAGTTTTGATTACAACCCCATTCCGTTGCTCGACACCTTGTTCGTACCCGGTTTGACCGATACACTGTCGTCCGGAGAAGAAAGGCCCGACACCATGGAGCTGCGATTACCGGCTTCGGTGGGTCAGTATATCCTCAACGGTACGGAAGATGAACTTTTGAACAATGCGAATTTCAGTGAGTACTTCAAGGGCCTGCACATTACCTCGAACGTATCGTCCGAGATGTTCTATCTCGACATGCCGAGTTCGGCCACGCGCATGACCATCTATTATCACGACGATGAACTAGATAGTTTGAGCTACAGCCTGACCTTTAACAGCAATGCTCAGCGATCGAACCGATTCTATCACGATTACAGCAGTACTCAGCTAAGTGTAAAACCCGTTGATACGACCGGATACGGCGAAAAGGAATTGTACGTTCAAGGATTGAACGGGATGCGAACGGCCATTAGGATCCCGGGACTCGAAAACTTGCGCGACTGTACCTTAGTCATTAATCAGGCCTTGATCGAGTTTCCTATTGTTCCCGGCAGTAATGCTGTTTGGGAAGAGGCGGGTAACATGGTGTTGTTGCGGCTCGACAGCAACGGGGATACCCAAACCATCTTGGATCAAGCTCAAGGGAATGATCATTTTATGGGAGGGTTCAATTCTTCCGAGAATAAGTATACCTTTAACATCGCTCGACATGTTCATTCCGTGATCAACGGAGATGCGCCAAACGAACCGTTGGTGCTCGTTGTTTCCGGAAATGCCATTAGAGCGAATCGCGCTGTGTTGAACGGTTCTGATCCGGAGTTATTTGAGGAGAACCGAATGAAATTGATTCTGACATACA
This is a stretch of genomic DNA from Flavobacteriales bacterium. It encodes these proteins:
- a CDS encoding DUF4270 domain-containing protein yields the protein MKRIAKIAGLAVLVGLLSCEKDVTSIGVDIQPPDDRLNIGKTDTLRLTAYRLPDDLTATSTLFRSPLGQMNDPVFGFTKADFFTQVRLPSNNVLFDNNPICDSVKLFIKFDDPGMYGPADEPNALGITIYEMNEKMESTADTFYFSNRSFDYNPIPLLDTLFVPGLTDTLSSGEERPDTMELRLPASVGQYILNGTEDELLNNANFSEYFKGLHITSNVSSEMFYLDMPSSATRMTIYYHDDELDSLSYSLTFNSNAQRSNRFYHDYSSTQLSVKPVDTTGYGEKELYVQGLNGMRTAIRIPGLENLRDCTLVINQALIEFPIVPGSNAVWEEAGNMVLLRLDSNGDTQTILDQAQGNDHFMGGFNSSENKYTFNIARHVHSVINGDAPNEPLVLVVSGNAIRANRAVLNGSDPELFEENRMKLILTYTKP
- the panC gene encoding pantoate--beta-alanine ligase, encoding MESFHRAADLRARLDHALAGGCRIGFVPTMGALHAGHLRLIERAAQENSFTVVSIYVNPTQFNNPSDLRTYPRQPEKDLALLRSVGCDAVWFPSDDEMYPEGVSSGNFDLGVLDKVIEGHHRPGHFQGVATVVDALFRTVRPHAAYFGEKDFQQVAVIRRMVEVTGHDVEIIACPTVRESDGLALSSRNLRLSPDERPKATMLSKALFYLRDQGIHESLPNALLEARDIIAQEPEIDLEYLEVVNPVTFERLIEWPAQTEVRACISAHLGDVRLIDNVGIIA
- a CDS encoding glycogen/starch synthase, which produces MEKKRILYVSQEITPYLPDSPISKLSQDLPTLMNDAGHEVRIFMPRFGCINERRHQLHEVIRLSGMNLIVNDMDQPLIIKVASIPTSRIQVYFIDNEEYFKRKATLTDDKGELFADNDERSLFFCRGVLEIVKKLGWKPDVIHAHGWMTSMLPVYLKKNYSDDPIFEDSKLVYTLYDNDFKGSLSEDMAKKIKLNEGEKCVESIATPDFVNLNKLAIDHSDAVTMGTEEVNADLKAHAESKGLPMLDFVNDEERSAAYEGFYQEISVEETVA